TAATACTATAGCTGCAAGTGCACCTCCGACAAGATGTCCGGAAGTGCCCATTCCGACTGGCAGATTGAATGCCTGAATGGCAAAGATGCCTGCCGCAAGTACTGCTATTAATGGCATTTTTTCTTCATTCAGCTCAGTTCTTGCCCATTTTAGAGCAAGTGCGACAAATATTATCGCAATAATCCAGTATACCGCTGCCTGTGGTAGCGGAATAAAAGCATCAGGTATGTGCATAATCCATCAACATTTTATGGTGTGATATTTATGAATATAAGTGTTACTAATTGTGATGTTCAAAAAATCATTTTAGATTAAATTTGTATATTTGACAAGTTTTTAAAAAATCAAGTGAAATAATTATTAATTCATCAAATTTATTAGAAAAGTTACCGAAAAATCCTAACAATTACTCCATAATTGAAAAAGTAAAAGAAAAAAAATATTAGGCGGATATTTTTCATAAAAACACTCTTGGAATATTTTTTTATTTTTTCATGTGAATGAGAACGTAATTTTCTGTGAAAACTTTTTTTTGTGTAATATCCTGTCTTTGCCAGTTAATCTTTCGAAGTGCATTATTACCCAATAAATATCAAAAATAATCATTATAGAATTTTACAGTTGGGACATATTTGTATGCAAAACATCAGTTTTATTTTTTTAATGCCAGAGTCATTTAGAATTTAAGCTCAGAATGAAGTTAATTTTGGAAATATTTTCAAAAATTCCTGGAACTGTCAAATTTAATTCTTGCACAATACAATATATTTGATGGATGTGGCAAATTTTAGGTAATATGTTTTTTGAATATTGAAAACAAATGATCTCTTAATGGCAAAGTTCGATGTAATTGAGCTGGATTCTAATCAGCCATTCAGTCTTGATAAAACATTATCCTGTGGGCAGGCTCCCCGATGGTTTTTTGATAATGGCTGGTGGTATGGGATAATAAGGGAATCTGTTGTTAAAATACGGCAGGAAGAAAATGAATTGCATTTTACTGGAGCAGACGCTGAATTCATATATGATTATTTTTGTCTTGATTTAAATTTAGAAAATGTCTATACAAGACTTAAAGGTGATAATTACGGAAAAGAGGCAATTGAAAAAAATTACGGGCTTAGACTGGTAAATCAGGATGCATGGGAATGTCTGGTTTTTCAGATGACTGTAAATAAAATTCGTACAAAATCATCAAGTGACAGGATAACAAGAGTCTCTTCAAAACTTGGAAAAGAAATTGAATTTGAAGGAAAAAAATTCTTTTCTTTTCCAAGACCTCAGGAGATTTTAGAGGCAGGCCTTCCTGCGCTTAAATCCTGCAACATCAGTTACTTTGCTGATAATATCCTGATGGCCTCAAGAAAAGTCGTTGAAAACCCATTGTGGGAAAATGAAATTTATTCGGCGGATTATGAAGCAGCTGTTGGTATTCTTACGGATTTTAAGGGCATCAAACACAGGGTTGCCGAGTGGATACTTCTTTTTGCATTTAAAAAATACGAAGCATTTCCTGTTGATGCACATATAAGAAAAATATTTGCAGCCAATTACTTAAAAAATGTAAATCTTGGAACTCCAAAGGATGATAAGTTTGATGATACAATAAAAGAGGTTGCTAAACGAAATTTCGGCGAATACCGAGGATATGCCCTGGAATATATTTTTTGCTCACAGGATTAATAAAAAAAATCAGAAAAAACTATCTTTTTAGATTTAACTTAAATCTAAAAATTCTGCGACAGAATTTGATATTTTAAAAATTATATGATTTAAAATGAAATTGAATTTTTTATTTCATTGCAAAATTTTTCTGCTTTTTCTTTGTCATTTGCTTCAACAAACAGTCTCATAAAAGGTTCTGTTCCGGAAGGTCTTAAGAGTGCCCAGGAATCATCTCTGTTGATTCTGATTCCGTCTGTTTCATCAACCATTTCATTTGAAAAGACAGATTTTATCTTTTTTAAGACACCTTCCGGATTTTCAGTGAATACCTTATCTCTAAGCATATGTCTTTTTGGAAGTTCTTTTCTCAATTCAGAGAGTTTTTTTCCTTCAGATGTCAAAAGTGCAACCATTGCGGCCGCAGACATACCTCCGTCACGGCAATGCTGGAAATTTGGAAAGATCAATCCTCCGTTTCCCTCTCCTCCGAATAAGACATTTTCACCTTTTGCTTTTAGTTCCAGCATTTTACGTGCAACATAAATGCTTCCAACCTTTGTATAAACCACTCTGCAGTTTGTCTCTTTTGCAATATCTTCTACAATACGTGATGTGCTTACAGGAGTTACTACAACTCCGTTTACAGAATCTTTGCAGAAATATCTCTGCATCAAAGCAAATTCATCATTTTCTTCCAGATATTCCCCATTATCATCGACAAATACAGCCCTGTCCGCATCTCCGTCATGTGCAACACCAAATGCAGAGTTTGTTGATATAACAAGTTCTGATAAACCCTTCAATCCTTCAACTGAAGGTTCCGGAAGTCTGCCCGGAAAAGTCCCGTCACAGCGGCCGTTTATAGTGTGGACTTTACATCCGAGTTTTGAGAGAATTAAAGGGGTTGTAAGGCAGGCAGGACCGCTTCCGGGGTCGGCGGATATTGTCATATCAGAAATTAAAGAGGGATATTGTGCGGCAACTTCGTCTATATATTCATTGATCATGCCATGAGACTGAGTTTCTGTTCCGGCATTTGACCATTCCTGTACTTTAAATGATTCTGAAAAGAGAATATTTTCAAGCATTATTGTCTGCTCATCATCCATCTCTGTTCCGTCTGTATCAATTAATTTCACACCGTTGTATTCAGGAGGATTATGTGATGCTGTAATCATTGCGCCGGCGTCAAAGTGTTTTTTTACAAGATACTGAAGAGCAGGTGTTGGAAGTATGCCTACGTCTACAACATTACATCCGGCAGAGATGAGTCCTGATTTTAAGGCATTAATGAGAGCAGGGCCTGATGTCCTTGTATCCATCCCGACAGCGACAGTCCCCTGTCTCATTGCCCCAAGAGAAAGACCAATTTTTAAGACGAGTTGCGGATTCATGGATTCTCCAATAACTCCGCGAACACCGTTTGTACCAAAAAGCTGTTTTTTTAATTGTTTTTCAGACATTAATACACCAATTTTCTGTTTGAAAGTAATTTGGTTTCAATGAAGATATTTTATTTGTTCCTGATGTTCTTTTGTTTGTTGATAATGTGGCAGGTTAAGTGCTCGAGTTCTTTTACTGTATCTTAGATATTGCATTATAGAGTTTATATGAAAATTAAGAAAACAAAATAAGGCAGGGAAAAGGAAAAAGGAAAAGAACAAAAAAAATGAAATCAAAAATAAGAATACTGAACAAAAATGGGAAAATTCAGGTTGAAAAAGGGGTTATTCAACAAGTTCTTTTCCGGCATCGTGAAGTTCAGCTTTAAGTCTGTCAATTGCATTCATCATTGCCAGAAATGCTTCCTGCCTGTGAGAAGATATTATTACAAGATAAGTTAAATCCCCCCCGGCGTTAATTCTTCCAGTACTGTGATGGAATTTGGCGTTTAAAACTCCGGGTACTTCTTTTACTTCCTTTTCAATATCACTTATTATCTTTTCAACACTTTTTTTGTCATTAAAGTCAAGGTGTGTTGTCCTTGTATCTTTTGTATATTCCCTTACAATTCCATTAAATGAGAGGATTGCACCGGCATGAGGCATATCTGTTTCTGATTTGATTTTTTTGATAATTCCCTGCATAGTATAGTAATCATCAAATTTTTCAAGTGAATTTATTATCTCATCAACATCCGGGTTTTTCATGATAACGTTATCTAATTCAAGTTCTCCAAGAACAATTTTTTTGAACCCCTCGTCTTTGAATCCTTCAATAATAGCATATTCAATACCTGCGTCTGAAAACAAATCCAGAATGTCTGAAAGTTCATTGCTATTTATAGCAACCATTGATTTATTGGAATCAAGACCGCCGACAACATAGGCACCATGTTCATAGTGGGTGGTTGTATCTTTTCCCTTTGGCATCTCAAAATTATGATGGCCCATATGTTTTATGACGCCTACTTTTTTTGGAAACATCAGGACCATTTTATCCAGAAGTTTGTGAATCAGAGTTGTTTTGCCTGAATTTGAATGCCCTGTCAGATGAATAATTTTCATTTTTGTATCTCCTTTTACAATTCGCTTTGTTGACTTTTATTTTCTTCAGCTTCACTTTTATTATCTTTAGTTATTTCGTCTTTATTATCAGATGTTTGTATATTATCGGGTGGGTGTGTATTGTCAGATGAATCAGATGATTGTCGCGGTTGTCTTATCATTGATGCGGCTTCTGCAACACTTCTCATTACATCAGTTATTCTGTCCTCAGTTTCGATTTCGTCATCAATATCTACAGATGTTCCTTCAATTTCCAGAAGGAATCTTGCAACTTCACTTGATTCAAATAGTATGTCATCAAGTTCATCTGCTGTAAAAAAACCACATAGTGCACCGTAAAAAAAAGTTGCACCTGATTTTTTAACTTTTTTCTTAAAGGAGCTTCTTGCCTGGTTTACTGCCTGCGGAGAATATGTGTCTGTCATAAATGGAACAAGTTCGGGGAGGTTTTCTCCGATAAATGTCATTTCTGCGCCTCCACGTGTTGAAAAATCAGCGCAAAGCCGGGCAATGGCCCATTCTCTTGCAGTAATATATGTATGTTTTCTCAGAAATGTATTGATTCTTTTGTATGCGGCACCATCAACTTTTTTGAATTTTTTATATTTGTTTATTCGCTCCTTTTCTTCTTCTGTAAGCTTTCTGGGGAGAGGGGGTGCGATATATGTCTGATTATTATTGATTTCAGAATCATAGGTATCATCTGAATTTGGAGTGTTATTTATATCTGGAGTAATGTCCATATCTGGTTTTAAATTACCATAACTTTCTGCTTCATCGGCAATTACAGGTTTATTAATTTCAAATTCTTCGTTTAAATTCACATCTGTATTTCCTTTAGAATCATCATCATCGTCATTTTTGTTCATTTTAGTCCTCTTATATCATCTTAATAAAGTATATTTGTTAATTCTGTAAATGTTATTTCTTTATTTTATCATTTAATTGCATTTTAAACCAGTATTAAATTTATTAATTTTGGATAATTTTAATTATAGATTATGATTCAATTCAGTTTCTTATGTATAGCATCATATGGTTTATACAATTATTGTTATGAAATTTTCCCGGACAATTTATGAGAAAAATAATGAAAGTCTGGATTTTTTTCTCTTTAAAATAGAATCTGATTAAGAAAAGAGACTATTATATCTCATTATTTTCTCTCATAAATGAATCCAAAAAAGAATCTGCTATAAAAAATAATAATTTGCTATAATATTCACATCTCAGGTGTGTTATTGAGGGCACTAATAAACAATAAGAGTGATTTTAGAGTGATTAAGGAATAAAAAAAGAGTATTTTTTTGTTTTTTAATGATGAAAGAGCTGATAATGGTAAATGAGGGGGAACCTGTGTGCGCAGATATTATGCGGACAGAACGTAGACCTAATAAAGAAGAAATCCTCAAAGTTCTTAATCGGTGAATTAATGGAATTTCTGAACTTTTTTGTATGCTCTAAAAAATTTTTTATTGCAGATTTACATGCAAATATGTCCCAAATGTCAAATTCAATAACGATTATTTTTGATATTTTTGGGAATAATGCACTTCAAAAGACCAAGTGGCAAAGTCAGGTTATAATCCTCTCTAATTTTGGAATCGGCCTCATTATGTTATTTTTTTGATAATTGATCTGGAATCAGCACAATAACAGCTGCACAATAATAACAGTCTATATTTTCATTAAATAAAAGAGATGAAATTTCCAGGCAGGCTTTATGAATAAAGATGTGAAATGATTCAGGACAAAATGTAAAAAATAATGAATCAGAAAAAAAGTTTGGCTCTTCGTCAGATCGTGTGGGTAGT
The genomic region above belongs to Methanomicrobium antiquum and contains:
- the mobB gene encoding molybdopterin-guanine dinucleotide biosynthesis protein B, with the translated sequence MKIIHLTGHSNSGKTTLIHKLLDKMVLMFPKKVGVIKHMGHHNFEMPKGKDTTTHYEHGAYVVGGLDSNKSMVAINSNELSDILDLFSDAGIEYAIIEGFKDEGFKKIVLGELELDNVIMKNPDVDEIINSLEKFDDYYTMQGIIKKIKSETDMPHAGAILSFNGIVREYTKDTRTTHLDFNDKKSVEKIISDIEKEVKEVPGVLNAKFHHSTGRINAGGDLTYLVIISSHRQEAFLAMMNAIDRLKAELHDAGKELVE
- the glmM gene encoding phosphoglucosamine mutase, whose product is MSEKQLKKQLFGTNGVRGVIGESMNPQLVLKIGLSLGAMRQGTVAVGMDTRTSGPALINALKSGLISAGCNVVDVGILPTPALQYLVKKHFDAGAMITASHNPPEYNGVKLIDTDGTEMDDEQTIMLENILFSESFKVQEWSNAGTETQSHGMINEYIDEVAAQYPSLISDMTISADPGSGPACLTTPLILSKLGCKVHTINGRCDGTFPGRLPEPSVEGLKGLSELVISTNSAFGVAHDGDADRAVFVDDNGEYLEENDEFALMQRYFCKDSVNGVVVTPVSTSRIVEDIAKETNCRVVYTKVGSIYVARKMLELKAKGENVLFGGEGNGGLIFPNFQHCRDGGMSAAAMVALLTSEGKKLSELRKELPKRHMLRDKVFTENPEGVLKKIKSVFSNEMVDETDGIRINRDDSWALLRPSGTEPFMRLFVEANDKEKAEKFCNEIKNSISF
- a CDS encoding DNA-3-methyladenine glycosylase family protein — its product is MAKFDVIELDSNQPFSLDKTLSCGQAPRWFFDNGWWYGIIRESVVKIRQEENELHFTGADAEFIYDYFCLDLNLENVYTRLKGDNYGKEAIEKNYGLRLVNQDAWECLVFQMTVNKIRTKSSSDRITRVSSKLGKEIEFEGKKFFSFPRPQEILEAGLPALKSCNISYFADNILMASRKVVENPLWENEIYSADYEAAVGILTDFKGIKHRVAEWILLFAFKKYEAFPVDAHIRKIFAANYLKNVNLGTPKDDKFDDTIKEVAKRNFGEYRGYALEYIFCSQD
- a CDS encoding DUF5806 family protein; this translates as MNKNDDDDDSKGNTDVNLNEEFEINKPVIADEAESYGNLKPDMDITPDINNTPNSDDTYDSEINNNQTYIAPPLPRKLTEEEKERINKYKKFKKVDGAAYKRINTFLRKHTYITAREWAIARLCADFSTRGGAEMTFIGENLPELVPFMTDTYSPQAVNQARSSFKKKVKKSGATFFYGALCGFFTADELDDILFESSEVARFLLEIEGTSVDIDDEIETEDRITDVMRSVAEAASMIRQPRQSSDSSDNTHPPDNIQTSDNKDEITKDNKSEAEENKSQQSEL